The Raphanus sativus cultivar WK10039 chromosome 2, ASM80110v3, whole genome shotgun sequence DNA segment GAAGTAAAGCGGGTTAGAGCTGAGTTGCTGCGGAAAGCTAGAGAGGAGGATCCTCTTGCCTGATAATCTTCTTCAGTTATAATTTGGATTTCTAACCAAATATGaatgacttcttctttttttccattGTTATGGACCCAAAATGGAGTTTGCATAAAACGACAATACCATATATGCTATTGAATGTGGGAATGATGATGATCATGAATAAGTAGCTTCCtctttgttgttcttcttcttgtcaaCTAATGGAATACTAGTGCAAGAGGTACCAGCATCTTGCTCTGCCTGTCTTCCTCAAACCTTGTAAATCATAGATTTTGTGCTCATAGAGAAGTTTAAGGAGGTTTCATCAATTACAGTTAATGATTCGCGTTGGCTATCAAAGTAGAAATATAACCTGTCAagtttttgtgacaaaaaaaaaaaacctgtcAAGTTCAAATtggggaaaatcgcataaaaaatcCTCAAAATTTCACTTACTATcaatttaaactttaaagtttttttaCTAACACTTTTAAGTATAACCTTCAAAGTgatatttatatcataaaaaaatttcaatgcAAAAAGTTCACCGGTTCAACAGgtaataattcaaaaataattatttaattaataaaataaacaaaataaataataaaaattcaaaaaataaataaatatcgaaatttttaataaaatttacaacaatgaaataaaaaataaaaaattaaaatttagaaaattaaataaatatttttaaaattaaataattttctaaaatattaataaaataaaaataactaaaaaataataataaataagataaatttaaatagagaagaactaaataaaagttcacaaatttaaaaaaaaatagaaaatagaaaattcaaatttcaaatttcacttgtgacgatgatggtttctacataaccattaacaatgacgataattgtTATATCTCCAATGATACAACATCATCGTTAAAAATGACAAAGAAaaactttttcaaacttttgaattttcatatttttgaaatttatgaattttttatttttctgtttttaatttgatctcatttattttttgaattatattttctaaatattatttaatttatgagtttttattaaattttacaatttttgtttaattttctgatttttatttaatttttttattattttactaattaaataatattatttgtgaactttttatttagttcttctctatttaaatttaatcttatttattattaattttttagtatttttattttattaatattatagaaaattatttaattttataaatttaatttaattttttttgctttcattgttattaaaagtttcgatttttatttattttttgaattttttattttgtttatttaatttattttattaattaaataattatttttgaaaaacccGCAGAACCGATCAACTTTTTGCTTTGGAAGTTTTTTATGACACAAATGTCATGTTGAAGGTTAAAAATGTTATTGAAAATAATCCAAAGTTTAAAATGCctgtaagtgacactttgaaggttttttatgcgattttctttttcaaattgtATTACAAAGTTAAAAgggaagtttttttttcaattttatattggttttcagatttttgaaaatttagtaATCCTTTTTCCTGATCGTTCGTTCCATCGTGTTTAGTGTTTACCATTGCATGTGTTACTGGAATTTAGCCAGGACTCGGGAGATAAATGGCCATTGTGATATTATAGCAACACTAAGCAAACTGGACCGAACAACGGACGGTCCCTGAAGAAAACAGTAAAAATCCCACCACTTTCTGTACAATAAATTCATAGTATTTGTCACTATATGAAAACAAACACACCATAACTCTACGATTTATAAATGCACTCTCGCCTCAAATTTGTGCCATTGATCCGTCTCCGAGTAAGTTAGGGCATTATCCCCACCTCAAAACCCGACAATGATGGCATCGTCGACGTCAAACACAGTGAAACATCAGTCttgactctcttttttttttggggtcaaaaGTCTAGACTTTCTAGTGTTAAAAAGATCAATATACAATGATTTCGTGGTCCCAACctataaaatgtaataaattgtaTATAACTAAGCTTCCTAAACTTCATgatcaataaaaaaaacttcatgATCGATATATCTCATAAGTCATGAACACTGAGAGACACAGAGACGTTAAAACAGTGACGTTTTAAACACCTAAGCAAAATCTCTTATCCCCCTTACTATTAAAGAAGAAGCAGATTTAGAAAGAACCATTAAAAAACAACTTATTTACTCGCATACCACTCCTGACGTGTCGACATGATAGCTGTTCTCTGACACTTTCTGATATAATCCATAGAGTACTAGACTAATTACGAATTCTGCCACTGGCATCACCATATCATTAacatgtatattttaatattatttaggGACATGTGACTCATAACTGGATTTTCATATACACCCACATTCAATTCTACTTGGTTATCATTACGTGTGTTATATATGATTgtattttgttgatttttgtATTCAAggaaaatatgatttaaatgttttaatatattaaacattttgatattcaaattttaagttttttatatgatataaatgatgattatgattatgattatattttGATTGTCTTTATCCTTAAagaatatatgatttaaatttttaatatatttatctttaaagaatatatgatttgatttatattcttaaaaatataaatcatatgcAGATATTTGATTTCTTACACATGATATCTTTCTatcctatatatattgtttaaatttatattgtttgaatatatattgtttaaatttatattgtttGAATATCTCCATAATCATTTATATTCcgtttaaattttgaaatgtgTTAAATTTAAATGCAAATTTCATCCTCTTACGCTAATTAACGAAATCATAGTAAATGTAATTGATTGTCTTTATATTCAATTCGTACGATTCTGTATCTTATTTTATGGTAAGTTTACTTACTGTTTGATGAGAACATTTACTGTAGTTTACTATTATACCGCCTATTTAAGATCATGATGTTCAATTAGAATGTTATTTTTGGAGAGTATGAGGTTACAAATCTTATATTTTGGCGATTGATTTGCTTGACTAGGATATTTTAGGACAATATTAGGTCGCAGAACTAATATTACGCCAAttagtttgattcattttaatACCGCAGATTTAAGAACTTCCTCTATATAAAGTGTTTCAGATGTGGTTCTACACTACCATTCAAATCTATAACTTCACCTTCTCTGCCTTTTTATCAAATTTCTTAGCAATATCATGGCAGGTTTGGATTTTGTTGCTGCTCTTAAGCCTTTCAAATCCATGTGGAAAATCAGGGTCAAAGTTATCCGTTTATGGAGGCAATACTCTGCTGCTGTAGGGGAGACCATTGAAATGGTGCTGGTGGATTCTAAGGTGAGGATTTAATTATGTCCAGTTCAGATTTCTTTTCTTTACCCGTTTTGATACTAATattgtgttttcttttatagGGAGATATGATTCATGGAACCGTGAAGAAGGAACTGGTCACCCAGTTTGAGTCTGCCCTCCGTGAAAATGTATCAAAACTGATTGTCAATTTTACCGTCACATACGCATGTGGATCATACCGCACAACCAACCATCCATACCGTATTGTGTTCCTCCCGACAACAAGGTTAAGACCCTGTGATGTTTTGCCAACCAACTTGAATGGTTTCAAACCAGTCAGTTATGGATCTATCATGGATGGTACTCAAAATGCCGACTACTTGGTTGGTGAGTGtacacatattttaaaaaggatGTATGATATATTGATGGATACTAACTAAACCCTCATGTTTTAATCTGGATTGTAGATGTCATAGGACAGATTGTTGAAGTCTCTCATCTTGAAGTTCTTTCGGTCAATGGGAAGGATACCCAGAAGTTGTCTTTGGAACTGAGGAACCAAGAGTAACTTCTTGCTTATTATTACAACTTTTTCAatgtttatgttattaattggtattattattaaataagataataatagtATAGCATTCATGACATATTTTATTCTGTTATCTGTGTGCAGTGATGATCGTCTTCCGTTGGTGTTGTGGGGTAAGTTTGCAACTGACGTGGATAACGCCATTCAACTGCGACGTGAAAATCAAAAAGTACTGGTTCTCAGATTCGGGAAGATCAAAGTGTGGAAAGGTTTAATCTATCTGTTCtacttttttcaattttttaaataatccaAAAGTTTTCAAACGCTAACTATTATATTACTCTTACTCATCCCCGTCGTGGATTATCAGATGAACGTTCTGTGTCAAATGCTTACAATGTTTCTGATGTTGCTGTTAATCCTAACATGGACGAGGTTGATGAGTTTCTTACACTGTAAGTACAACTTCAATTTACAAACATTGTGATTCCCGAGTTTTTACAACATTCGTGTCTTgctcagaaaaaaataaatctattttttgaaGGTTGCCTAAGGATGACATGGCTTTGGCAATTGTTAGCCCAAAGCATCTTGCCTCTGTTAAAGGTGTTTCTGATAAGGATGATTTTTTCATCCATACCCCTAAGATGACTATTGCTGAGGTGTTGACAGTAAGACAGGTAATAGTCTAATAAGTTAAATGAGGTTGAATTTTTGCTATATCATATATCTGAACTCTTCTTATGTGTTTGATAGGTGCAGAAGTGTATTGTGATGTGCACTATAGGTGGGATTGATTCTGATATGGGTTGGTTCTATCTTAGCTGCAAAGTGTGTTCCAAAAAGGTTCTCACTGTCCCCAATGATTCTATTGATGATGGCCTGGACGAAGATCTTTTCAAGCACAATTACTTTTGTGTGAAATGTAACCAGCATAACCCCAAAATCTTGCCAAGGTTACATTCAGTATCTCTTATGCTattgcatatttttattaagttatatACCCGTACTCTTATTAAATCTTGCTTATTTTTTCTATGCAAAGGTACAAGATCCATGCTGTGGTCCTTGACAACACAAGCAATACCAAGTTTCTGCTATTTGATAATCTTGCACTCCAGCTCTTACAACAACCATGCATTGAGCTTACTGGACCAAATCCAGATGAGGTAATATATCACTTTCCTCCTCttatatttctttataataaggTCATTAGTAACAGAATTCTATTACCTATATTCTACAGATGGAAGAACCTTACCTTCTACCTCCACCTATCAACAATTTGGTTGGTAAAACCTTTCTTTTCAAGATTGGTATTGAGCGTGAGAACTATTTATACAAGCACGAAATTTACAAGGTTTTGAAGATCATATCAGACACACAGATGATAACCGAGTTCGTGGGTGCTACTACTCCAACGGTTTGTCTTATAATTCGTATGCTCAACTTTGAACTTTTGAACACATCTGATGGATTCCAACTTATAATTTTATTGCGTGTTTTGGTAGGGGAGTGACAGCTCCACTGCAATCGAGAACTCCTTGGTTTCTGATGCCCCAGAGGTAGATCAGAATATTAACTATGCCTTGGTGTTTGATATTTCATTTATACAACTTAGATAAGCAATTGCCATAGAACTAATCCTATTTTTTATGTAGGGATCATTGATGCTGCTGGGCTCTTCATCGGAGCAATCTGTATCAAAGAATCGAACACCTGCCAAACGTGTTGGGGCACTGATTACGAATCTGGAGGAAACATTTGATCAGAACTCAGTGACGCGCACGACATGTCCCGTGAAGATCAAGAAAGAAAAGATCGAAGAAAGTGGCTAAGGGTTTATTCCGATTTTGAGAGAATAGAGGATGTTTTTTTTACAgcaaactatttttattttatcgcgtttgtgttttttttttctgcattgAGTTTCTTATTGTCGTTTCTTTTTAGAGCTTATTGCTCTATCTGATGTTCCCTCCTTTAAAGATTTATATAATCCTCTATTCTCATTAATATTTTCTTCTCATAATACATATTGGTTTGTGAAAGTTATATGTTTTAACTCCTACGACTCTGTTTATTAATAGTGTAGTCGTTGGTGTCGTACAtgtttagtatatttttttcagCTAAACAGTTACCAAAATAATTTAGTAACGCAAGGAATATTCAGCCAAACCTATTGTTTAGTATGCTT contains these protein-coding regions:
- the LOC108832568 gene encoding replication protein A 70 kDa DNA-binding subunit A-like, with product MAGLDFVAALKPFKSMWKIRVKVIRLWRQYSAAVGETIEMVLVDSKGDMIHGTVKKELVTQFESALRENVSKLIVNFTVTYACGSYRTTNHPYRIVFLPTTRLRPCDVLPTNLNGFKPVSYGSIMDGTQNADYLVDVIGQIVEVSHLEVLSVNGKDTQKLSLELRNQDDDRLPLVLWGKFATDVDNAIQLRRENQKVLVLRFGKIKVWKDERSVSNAYNVSDVAVNPNMDEVDEFLTLLPKDDMALAIVSPKHLASVKGVSDKDDFFIHTPKMTIAEVLTVRQVQKCIVMCTIGGIDSDMGWFYLSCKVCSKKVLTVPNDSIDDGLDEDLFKHNYFCVKCNQHNPKILPRYKIHAVVLDNTSNTKFLLFDNLALQLLQQPCIELTGPNPDEMEEPYLLPPPINNLVGKTFLFKIGIERENYLYKHEIYKVLKIISDTQMITEFVGATTPTGSDSSTAIENSLVSDAPEGSLMLLGSSSEQSVSKNRTPAKRVGALITNLEETFDQNSVTRTTCPVKIKKEKIEESG